The Streptomyces clavuligerus genome includes a region encoding these proteins:
- a CDS encoding non-ribosomal peptide synthetase, which translates to MIDSQTRDPARTAAHVFAQVAAEKPHRPAVRYGSTVLTYAELADSAGSVAAWLRERGVGRGDVVATVLDRSHRCAVAVLAAWAVGAAYVHLEPTDPDARIAALLESVGPRAVLTDGAHQGRVPEGPYAVASLSDGHPAAPYRVDDRTHHDDLAYAVFTSGSTGVPKTVEVTQRALLNFCAGFRKVTAAVEPLDSFGVTTTFAADIGKASVYGALLSGARLDVYDRATTLDPELLAAELRAHPVSALTCTPSLLEALASEGRISGLLPGRLLVLIGEPLPPRLAAAVLDASPGIEIHNGYGPAEATIAATVHRVVAADTGGERVPVGHALPGVVARVLDDACVPVADGVPGVLYLGGECLARGYRGDAETTAAKFVTVGGERLYRTDDLVVRAEDGCFDFLGRVDGQLKIRGNRVEPGEVETALLTVPGVRLAVVTGERSAEDAPMEMAAYVVGGAERAEIVAWLTERLPAALIPSRIHPVPRIPVNMNGKADFAALRALAASQVPQKPSAEGPVGAVEETVAQIWREVLGRDHVGRHERFADLGGTSFKALGVYGRLRRHYPEFGIAQLYAHPTVAELARALGGPAASVSPSTEVIEL; encoded by the coding sequence GTGATCGACTCGCAGACGCGGGATCCCGCGCGGACGGCGGCACATGTGTTCGCGCAGGTGGCCGCCGAAAAGCCGCACCGTCCGGCGGTGCGGTACGGATCGACGGTCCTGACCTACGCCGAACTCGCGGACAGCGCCGGAAGTGTCGCCGCGTGGCTGCGGGAGCGGGGAGTGGGACGCGGCGATGTCGTGGCCACCGTGCTGGACCGATCGCACCGGTGCGCGGTCGCCGTCCTCGCCGCTTGGGCCGTGGGCGCGGCATACGTCCACCTGGAACCGACCGACCCCGACGCCCGGATCGCGGCCCTGCTGGAGAGCGTCGGCCCCCGGGCCGTACTGACCGACGGCGCCCATCAGGGCCGTGTGCCCGAGGGGCCGTATGCGGTCGCCTCGCTGAGCGACGGACACCCGGCCGCTCCGTACCGGGTCGACGACCGCACGCACCACGACGACCTCGCCTACGCGGTGTTCACCTCCGGGTCGACCGGTGTGCCGAAGACGGTCGAGGTCACCCAGCGCGCCTTGCTGAATTTCTGTGCTGGATTCCGGAAGGTGACCGCCGCCGTCGAGCCGCTGGACAGCTTCGGGGTGACGACGACCTTCGCCGCCGACATCGGCAAGGCGTCCGTCTACGGCGCCCTGTTGTCCGGGGCGCGCCTGGACGTCTACGACCGCGCCACCACGCTCGACCCGGAGCTGCTCGCCGCGGAACTGCGCGCCCACCCGGTCTCGGCGCTGACCTGCACCCCCTCACTCCTGGAGGCCCTGGCGAGCGAGGGCCGGATCTCCGGGCTGCTGCCGGGGCGGCTGCTCGTCCTCATCGGGGAGCCGCTGCCGCCCCGGCTGGCCGCCGCCGTCCTCGACGCCTCGCCCGGCATCGAGATCCACAACGGCTACGGGCCGGCCGAGGCGACGATCGCCGCCACCGTGCACCGAGTGGTCGCCGCCGACACCGGCGGCGAGCGCGTACCCGTGGGACACGCCCTGCCGGGCGTCGTGGCCCGAGTGCTGGACGACGCCTGTGTCCCTGTCGCGGACGGTGTGCCCGGTGTGCTCTACCTGGGCGGCGAGTGCCTGGCGCGCGGTTATCGGGGGGACGCCGAAACCACCGCCGCGAAGTTCGTCACCGTGGGTGGCGAGCGCCTCTACCGCACCGACGACCTCGTCGTCCGGGCCGAGGACGGATGCTTTGACTTCCTCGGCCGGGTGGACGGTCAGCTGAAGATCCGGGGCAACCGCGTCGAGCCGGGTGAGGTGGAGACCGCCCTGCTGACCGTGCCCGGGGTGCGGCTCGCCGTCGTCACGGGCGAGCGGTCGGCCGAGGACGCGCCGATGGAGATGGCCGCGTATGTCGTGGGCGGCGCCGAACGGGCCGAGATCGTGGCATGGCTCACCGAGCGGCTGCCGGCGGCGCTGATCCCGAGTCGTATCCACCCCGTTCCCCGGATCCCCGTCAACATGAACGGGAAGGCCGACTTCGCAGCCCTGCGCGCCCTCGCGGCCTCGCAGGTGCCGCAGAAGCCCTCGGCGGAGGGCCCGGTCGGTGCGGTCGAGGAGACCGTGGCGCAGATCTGGCGCGAGGTCCTCGGCCGGGACCACGTCGGCCGGCACGAGCGGTTCGCCGACCTCGGAGGCACCTCCTTCAAGGCACTGGGCGTCTACGGGCGGCTGCGCCGTCACTACCCGGAGTTCGGCATCGCCCAGCTCTATGCCCATCCGACGGTCGCGGAGCTCGCGCGGGCACTCGGCGGACCGGCCGCGTCCGTATCTCCTTCGACCGAGGTGATCGAGCTGTGA
- a CDS encoding DUF6058 family natural product biosynthesis protein, with the protein MSETDLKQQLVERFREVNGAHPMTDADDAYVSAQFVVLEELCAAHGRDADAVRQMMLGQCLPLPGYLRSDGAEMVPADLFALADEAGGVERLEAWFTAHWADPVTGRAEWNAYLSGQYVCLHSVTPAAIQRKDYLTTAISAAANEPDAGSAQWSERLHASVDELDTLEPAFTAYDRLRFDGPTSRDTCIDAVRARFPHP; encoded by the coding sequence ATGTCGGAGACAGACCTGAAGCAGCAACTCGTCGAGCGATTCCGCGAGGTCAACGGCGCCCATCCGATGACCGATGCCGATGACGCATATGTCAGCGCACAGTTCGTTGTTCTGGAGGAACTGTGCGCAGCCCATGGCCGTGATGCCGATGCGGTCCGCCAGATGATGCTGGGGCAGTGTCTGCCGCTTCCGGGGTATCTGCGCTCCGACGGTGCGGAGATGGTGCCGGCCGACCTGTTCGCTCTTGCCGACGAGGCTGGCGGCGTAGAACGGCTCGAAGCGTGGTTCACCGCTCACTGGGCCGACCCGGTCACCGGGAGGGCGGAGTGGAATGCGTATCTCAGTGGACAGTACGTGTGTCTGCACTCGGTGACCCCGGCCGCCATTCAGCGCAAGGATTACCTGACGACTGCGATCAGCGCCGCAGCGAACGAGCCGGATGCCGGTTCAGCACAGTGGTCGGAGCGGCTGCACGCGTCGGTCGACGAACTGGACACGCTGGAACCCGCGTTCACCGCCTACGACCGTCTTCGGTTTGACGGGCCCACGTCCCGGGACACCTGTATCGACGCCGTGCGCGCCCGCTTCCCGCACCCGTGA
- a CDS encoding ABC transporter ATP-binding protein: protein MKDESPLTGGRLLLQQLRPVRAASVVALLAALAGVAATLAGPLLIQRFVDRAGAGADESALMAVALIYLAVAAAGTTVRVISGYLAARAGWSIADGLRRRLLRNAAVERPVLETEGRQTGAVLEEIDGNSDIVGTAFAEAGFRMVANVVTAVGILAVMVVVVPAAGTGITLLTAVMFFAFARLTRRATRRFGAARQEQAEFFGFVGDGLAARDDLLPLDRAEWATDATRLRLDSLFRVEGRAYMAGRSLWPLAQLFFALSLGLALGFGLRALGHGDVTVGTLTMLYLYVNLLQEPLEKISSQAEQLQRMMAVLTLSARTLDREGTVPAHAGAPAGEPPTGPQTVSFEKVTFGYGDEPVLRDVTFSVPAGGSLGIVGPTGAGKSTVVNLLCGIAAPDEGRVTIGGVDAAAIPPEQLAHQLTVLSQQAHLFADSLRDNITLHKEGIPTERIWEVLERLGAADWVRALPEGLDTRVGTGGRQLSEGEAQLVTGARALVHPGGVLVIDEGTSRLDPEAERSWAAVVGTLMRDRTVIMVAHRTETLRDVDGVLVLRDGRVAEPVSGLLKGDLDGAGAAS, encoded by the coding sequence ATGAAAGACGAGTCCCCCCTGACCGGGGGACGCCTGTTGCTCCAGCAGCTGCGTCCGGTGCGTGCCGCCTCGGTGGTGGCGCTCCTCGCCGCGCTCGCGGGGGTAGCGGCCACACTGGCCGGACCGCTGCTGATCCAGCGCTTCGTCGACCGCGCCGGAGCGGGGGCGGACGAGTCCGCCCTCATGGCAGTGGCGCTCATTTATCTCGCAGTGGCCGCCGCCGGTACCACCGTACGGGTGATATCGGGCTACCTCGCCGCGCGGGCCGGGTGGAGCATCGCAGACGGACTGCGCAGGCGGCTGCTGCGCAATGCCGCGGTCGAGCGTCCTGTGCTGGAGACGGAAGGCCGTCAGACCGGCGCCGTGCTGGAGGAGATCGACGGGAACTCCGACATCGTCGGCACCGCCTTCGCCGAGGCCGGTTTCCGGATGGTCGCCAATGTGGTGACGGCCGTGGGCATCCTCGCCGTCATGGTGGTGGTGGTTCCCGCCGCAGGGACGGGCATCACCCTCCTCACCGCGGTGATGTTCTTCGCCTTCGCGCGGCTCACCCGCCGGGCCACCCGCAGATTCGGGGCGGCCCGGCAGGAGCAGGCCGAGTTCTTCGGCTTCGTCGGAGACGGTCTGGCCGCCCGGGATGATCTGCTGCCGCTCGACCGGGCCGAGTGGGCCACCGATGCGACACGGCTGCGGCTGGACTCGCTCTTCCGTGTGGAGGGCCGTGCCTATATGGCGGGCCGGTCGCTCTGGCCGCTCGCCCAGCTCTTCTTCGCGCTCAGCCTGGGACTCGCCCTGGGCTTCGGGCTGCGGGCGCTGGGGCATGGAGACGTCACCGTCGGGACCCTCACCATGCTCTACCTCTATGTCAACCTTCTCCAGGAGCCCTTGGAGAAGATCTCTTCACAGGCGGAGCAGCTTCAGCGGATGATGGCCGTCCTCACCCTGTCGGCGCGCACACTCGACCGGGAGGGCACCGTCCCTGCCCATGCCGGTGCCCCCGCAGGGGAACCGCCGACCGGCCCGCAGACGGTCTCCTTCGAGAAGGTCACCTTCGGCTACGGGGACGAGCCCGTACTGCGCGACGTCACCTTCAGTGTCCCGGCCGGCGGCAGCCTCGGCATCGTCGGGCCCACCGGCGCGGGAAAGAGCACGGTCGTCAACCTCCTGTGCGGAATCGCCGCACCCGACGAGGGCCGGGTCACCATCGGCGGGGTCGACGCCGCGGCCATCCCCCCGGAACAACTGGCCCACCAGCTCACCGTCCTCAGCCAGCAGGCGCACCTCTTCGCCGACTCGCTGCGGGACAACATCACGCTCCACAAGGAAGGGATCCCCACGGAAAGGATCTGGGAGGTCCTGGAGCGGCTCGGTGCCGCTGACTGGGTCCGTGCGCTGCCAGAAGGCCTGGACACCCGGGTGGGCACGGGTGGGCGGCAACTGTCCGAAGGAGAGGCACAGCTGGTGACCGGTGCCCGTGCCCTGGTTCACCCCGGAGGGGTCCTGGTGATCGACGAGGGAACGTCCCGCCTCGACCCGGAGGCGGAGCGCAGCTGGGCGGCCGTGGTCGGCACACTGATGCGGGACCGCACAGTGATCATGGTGGCGCACCGTACCGAGACCCTGCGCGACGTCGACGGCGTGCTGGTCCTGCGGGACGGCCGGGTGGCCGAGCCGGTTTCAGGCCTTCTGAAGGGCGACCTCGACGGTGCGGGAGCCGCCTCATGA
- a CDS encoding ATP-binding cassette domain-containing protein, translating into MSRMDDGLGRDTFWAFLNRVSGRFRGLYLSAMGIWTVIHGLPLIIGLVTARLIDGADEAVDSTVWWLLGLTVGLMVLRAAVLMGGLRLTFTLIFRISSWIKVQVLGQVLRTPSWRSTARGDGDILNRLREDTDEIGGLLEWSTDLIYRSVLLVAAIAVLVSTDPVMTLPLVLLLGGLWASVHLKRRVGALREDIRAQQGEISATVTDVLTGIRDVRLSDTVEGRLRALDRRFAARRATQVRHQIYADLTSDLFRITVMVGTAAVLLIVSVRIANGEFSIGKLVLFLTYIAWLGEQMFFFGYILARVQSGRVSYGRLSGLVGTAAAAGMPAAAAEPLTELKVTGLTRAPGPGTTASPPVSFTVRPGQLVAITGEVGSGKSTLVRGLLGLGTDVRGSVRWNGREIAGDAAYFRAPRVGYARQSPRFLRGTVSENLALGSSDVTTEQMERALAAVRLAPGSSGLPAGLDTLLDSGEARQISGGQRQRLALARMLCRPAQVYVVDDCDSSLDAPTARLIWETLPAQWPGAWIVVSHNPDLLAMADVVVTVVREPETGPPPAEPVPADAC; encoded by the coding sequence ATGAGCCGCATGGACGACGGGCTCGGGCGGGACACGTTCTGGGCCTTCCTCAACCGGGTGAGTGGCAGATTCAGGGGCCTCTATCTCTCCGCCATGGGCATCTGGACGGTGATTCACGGACTTCCCCTGATCATCGGTCTGGTGACGGCCCGCCTCATCGACGGGGCGGACGAGGCCGTGGACAGCACCGTGTGGTGGCTGCTCGGGCTGACGGTCGGCCTGATGGTGCTGCGCGCGGCCGTTCTGATGGGCGGTCTCCGGCTGACCTTCACCCTGATCTTCCGCATCAGTTCCTGGATCAAGGTCCAGGTGCTCGGGCAGGTGTTGCGGACGCCCTCCTGGCGCTCGACCGCACGCGGCGACGGCGACATCCTCAACCGGCTCCGGGAGGACACCGACGAGATCGGCGGGCTGCTGGAGTGGAGCACTGACCTGATCTACCGCTCGGTGCTGCTCGTGGCCGCCATTGCCGTCCTCGTCAGCACTGACCCGGTCATGACCCTGCCGCTGGTCCTGCTGCTCGGTGGCCTGTGGGCGTCGGTCCATCTCAAGCGCCGGGTCGGCGCACTCCGTGAGGACATCCGGGCGCAGCAGGGCGAGATCTCCGCGACCGTTACCGACGTACTCACCGGTATACGCGATGTGCGCCTCTCCGACACCGTCGAAGGACGGCTGCGGGCACTCGACCGGCGATTCGCCGCGCGGCGTGCGACGCAGGTACGCCATCAGATCTACGCCGATCTGACATCGGACCTGTTCCGCATCACGGTCATGGTCGGCACGGCCGCCGTGCTGCTGATCGTCAGCGTGCGTATCGCGAACGGTGAGTTCAGCATCGGCAAGCTGGTGCTATTCCTCACCTACATCGCCTGGCTCGGCGAGCAGATGTTCTTCTTCGGCTACATCCTCGCCCGGGTGCAGAGCGGCAGAGTCTCGTACGGTAGGTTGTCCGGACTGGTCGGTACGGCTGCGGCGGCAGGGATGCCGGCTGCCGCGGCCGAGCCGTTGACCGAGCTGAAGGTCACCGGCCTCACCCGGGCCCCGGGTCCCGGTACCACCGCGTCCCCGCCGGTCTCGTTTACGGTCCGCCCGGGACAGCTCGTCGCCATCACCGGCGAGGTGGGATCGGGGAAGAGTACCCTCGTACGGGGCCTGCTGGGCCTCGGCACCGATGTCCGCGGCAGCGTCCGCTGGAACGGGAGGGAAATCGCGGGCGACGCGGCGTATTTCCGTGCCCCGCGGGTCGGATACGCGCGCCAGTCACCCCGGTTCCTGCGCGGGACGGTGAGCGAGAATCTGGCTCTCGGCTCATCCGATGTGACCACGGAACAGATGGAGAGAGCGCTGGCGGCGGTGCGGCTGGCACCGGGATCGAGCGGGCTCCCGGCGGGACTGGACACCCTGCTGGACTCGGGCGAGGCCCGCCAGATCTCCGGCGGACAGCGTCAGCGCCTCGCCCTCGCGCGGATGCTCTGCCGACCCGCGCAGGTGTACGTGGTCGACGACTGCGACTCGTCCCTCGACGCCCCGACGGCCCGCCTGATCTGGGAGACCCTTCCCGCGCAGTGGCCCGGTGCCTGGATCGTGGTCTCCCACAATCCCGATCTGCTGGCCATGGCCGATGTCGTGGTGACCGTGGTGCGGGAGCCCGAGACGGGCCCGCCGCCCGCGGAGCCCGTCCCGGCGGACGCGTGCTGA
- a CDS encoding amino acid adenylation domain-containing protein, translated as MGGAPVELSVELREEETLRTLTARVANRMRPGPEPAPRAPGGTERLPCAVSVYRGEAGASAAPEAGELHLVFGLTGGSGELTVRYAEQMYERSTAGQLADHVLDVLDALLAEPDRPVVEVTRPSWEDAIGQLPGQASDPGPGDLLMPGDLVRSWAVATPDAVALLGADGSALSYRELSALADSLAARLERAGRGGPVAVLASDSEGAALAMVACQFADRCFVMLDPDAPHSRNTALVAAAGCEVLLHDGSSRAYAAALGAATGLYMVARTEAEGTEPAAIRGSRTAGTDGHTAPPAPRAADSSAAYIAFTSGTTGAPKGVVQSRRSFAQFIAWQRDQLGLGPGSRVAMWSAPVFDACYMEVFGALCYGATLCVPPPGERRDPRAVAAWMAASDVTFFQGIPSFIEYLVAALEARGSVLPAVANVIVAGEVFPPALVSRMRAVFPSARLHNMFGPTECVLATRYEIPVGHPANRRVPVGHPITGRRILLMDPRGRPVPRGAVGEIGIVGRFLADGYVGDPALTAERFRPTQGGDDGDSTGGRGADGSENVYHTGDFGRVGPDGTLRYLGRRDAQIKVRGVRVNLDEIEAILSAQPGVSRCKVVDVRVAAGHVQLVALVQPDRRHGPDPVPTAAGHALAAPAQAAAWRTGITRVLGAKAAPTRFIVVREFPTTATGKPDLGRMRRIDDELRTPDPAAGAVTRGGLRERIRSAAATAVGRPVQDDENLAALADNPLLLAVRLKKALMAQCPGVFDAVDVRLHPTVAALEEAVTSLGAPLPADV; from the coding sequence ATGGGTGGGGCACCCGTCGAACTCTCCGTGGAACTCCGGGAAGAGGAAACCCTGCGGACCCTCACCGCGCGTGTCGCGAACCGGATGCGACCGGGCCCGGAACCGGCACCGAGGGCGCCGGGCGGTACGGAGCGCCTTCCCTGCGCCGTCTCCGTGTACCGCGGCGAGGCCGGTGCGTCCGCGGCGCCCGAGGCCGGGGAGCTCCATCTCGTGTTCGGTCTGACCGGCGGAAGCGGAGAGCTGACGGTCCGCTACGCGGAGCAGATGTACGAGCGGTCGACCGCCGGGCAGCTCGCCGACCACGTTCTCGACGTTCTCGACGCCCTGCTGGCCGAGCCGGACCGGCCGGTCGTGGAAGTGACGAGGCCGTCGTGGGAAGACGCCATCGGACAGTTGCCGGGGCAGGCGTCCGACCCCGGCCCCGGTGACCTCCTCATGCCGGGCGATCTGGTGCGTTCCTGGGCCGTCGCCACCCCCGACGCGGTGGCGCTCCTCGGGGCCGACGGCTCCGCGCTGAGCTACCGGGAGCTGAGCGCCTTGGCCGACTCGCTCGCGGCACGGCTCGAACGTGCCGGGCGGGGCGGCCCGGTCGCCGTGCTCGCCTCCGACAGCGAGGGTGCCGCGCTCGCGATGGTGGCCTGTCAGTTCGCGGACCGCTGCTTCGTGATGCTCGACCCCGACGCGCCGCACAGCCGGAACACCGCGCTGGTGGCGGCCGCGGGCTGCGAGGTCCTGCTCCACGACGGGTCGTCGCGTGCCTACGCGGCCGCCCTCGGGGCCGCCACCGGGCTGTACATGGTCGCCCGGACCGAGGCGGAGGGGACGGAGCCCGCAGCCATCAGGGGGAGCCGCACAGCCGGGACGGACGGCCATACCGCCCCGCCCGCTCCCCGCGCGGCGGACTCGTCGGCCGCGTACATCGCCTTCACCTCGGGAACGACGGGCGCCCCGAAGGGGGTCGTGCAGTCCCGCCGCAGCTTCGCGCAGTTCATCGCCTGGCAGCGGGACCAGCTCGGCCTGGGCCCGGGCTCACGGGTCGCCATGTGGTCCGCTCCGGTCTTCGACGCCTGTTACATGGAGGTCTTCGGCGCCCTTTGCTACGGCGCCACCCTGTGTGTGCCTCCGCCGGGCGAGCGCCGTGACCCGCGGGCCGTCGCCGCCTGGATGGCCGCGTCGGACGTCACCTTCTTCCAGGGGATTCCGAGCTTCATCGAGTACTTGGTCGCGGCGCTGGAGGCCCGAGGGTCCGTTCTGCCCGCTGTGGCGAACGTCATCGTGGCGGGCGAGGTGTTCCCGCCCGCCCTGGTGTCCCGCATGCGGGCCGTGTTCCCGTCCGCCCGCCTGCACAACATGTTCGGGCCGACCGAGTGCGTGCTGGCCACGCGGTACGAGATACCCGTGGGCCATCCCGCGAACCGGCGAGTGCCCGTCGGACACCCGATCACCGGACGGAGAATCCTGCTGATGGACCCGCGGGGGCGCCCGGTACCCCGGGGGGCCGTCGGCGAGATCGGCATCGTCGGCCGCTTCCTCGCCGACGGGTACGTCGGCGACCCGGCGCTGACCGCGGAACGCTTCCGGCCGACACAGGGTGGCGACGACGGTGACAGCACCGGCGGGCGCGGGGCAGACGGCAGCGAGAACGTCTACCACACAGGGGACTTCGGCCGGGTGGGCCCCGACGGCACGCTTCGCTATCTGGGGCGCCGCGACGCACAGATCAAGGTCCGGGGAGTCCGTGTCAATCTCGACGAGATCGAGGCGATTCTCTCGGCCCAGCCGGGGGTGAGCCGGTGCAAGGTGGTCGACGTCCGGGTGGCCGCCGGCCATGTCCAGCTCGTGGCCCTCGTCCAGCCGGACCGGCGACACGGGCCGGATCCCGTGCCGACCGCTGCCGGCCACGCGCTCGCCGCCCCCGCACAGGCGGCGGCCTGGCGCACAGGTATCACCCGGGTGCTCGGCGCGAAGGCCGCGCCGACGCGGTTCATCGTGGTGCGCGAGTTCCCCACGACCGCGACGGGCAAGCCCGACCTGGGGCGGATGCGCCGGATCGACGACGAGTTGCGGACGCCCGACCCTGCTGCCGGGGCCGTGACCCGGGGCGGTCTGCGCGAGCGGATCCGGAGCGCGGCGGCCACGGCCGTCGGCCGCCCCGTGCAGGACGACGAGAACTTGGCAGCGCTCGCCGACAACCCCCTGCTGCTCGCGGTGCGGTTGAAGAAGGCGCTGATGGCGCAGTGTCCGGGCGTGTTCGACGCGGTCGACGTACGGCTGCATCCCACGGTCGCCGCACTGGAAGAGGCCGTGACCTCCCTCGGCGCGCCGCTCCCCGCCGATGTCTGA
- a CDS encoding pentapeptide repeat-containing protein: MFATAWGLLDAQGLKREPRLDSRTFFDLVKLSFGVVAGAGALVALVVAYRRQRVDEDGALREATRLHTERFTAAVGQLGDPSAAVRLGGVHALAGLADDAPTRALRQTCVDVLCAYLRLPYITEAHLPGDDADARHAYLSLREVRHTVIRLIRDHLRLDADHPHSWQGHDFDFTGVVFDGGDFTRAVFSGGIVDFGRAVFRDARVSFENALFTGGIVDFGRAVFPDGTVSFENALFTGGIVDFRRAVFSGGTVTFARAVFSGGGVDFTRAVLSRGVVDFKGAVFSGGTVDLVRTVLSGGWADFRQAVFKGGIVDFTQAVLSGGVIDFRNAVFSGGTVKLARTVFTGGAIASEGAVGDLPLGLVDQAEPPLPDDPFPA; this comes from the coding sequence GTGTTCGCCACCGCTTGGGGCCTCCTGGACGCCCAAGGGCTCAAACGCGAACCCCGCCTCGACTCCAGAACCTTCTTCGACCTGGTGAAGCTCTCCTTCGGGGTGGTCGCCGGGGCCGGTGCCCTGGTCGCCCTCGTTGTCGCCTACCGACGCCAGCGGGTCGACGAGGACGGAGCCCTGCGGGAAGCCACCCGCCTGCACACCGAGCGCTTCACCGCGGCCGTCGGCCAGCTCGGCGACCCCTCCGCAGCTGTCCGCCTCGGCGGTGTCCACGCCCTGGCCGGACTCGCTGACGACGCCCCAACCCGCGCCCTGCGACAGACCTGCGTCGATGTCCTGTGCGCGTACCTGCGGCTCCCCTACATCACAGAAGCACACCTCCCCGGCGACGATGCCGACGCCCGGCACGCGTACCTGTCCCTGCGGGAAGTCCGGCACACCGTCATCCGCCTCATCCGTGACCACCTGCGGCTGGACGCCGACCACCCCCACTCCTGGCAGGGCCATGATTTTGACTTCACCGGAGTCGTCTTCGACGGCGGAGACTTCACCCGGGCGGTGTTCTCCGGCGGCATCGTCGACTTCGGCCGCGCGGTGTTCCGAGACGCCAGGGTCAGCTTCGAGAATGCGCTCTTCACCGGCGGCATCGTCGACTTCGGCCGCGCGGTGTTCCCGGACGGCACGGTCAGCTTCGAGAATGCGCTCTTCACCGGCGGCATCGTCGACTTCAGACGGGCGGTGTTCTCCGGCGGCACGGTCACCTTTGCGCGGGCAGTGTTCTCCGGCGGCGGCGTCGATTTCACGCGGGCAGTGCTCTCGCGCGGCGTGGTCGATTTCAAGGGCGCGGTGTTCTCCGGCGGCACGGTCGATCTGGTGCGCACGGTGCTCAGCGGCGGGTGGGCCGACTTCAGGCAGGCGGTCTTCAAAGGCGGCATCGTCGACTTCACGCAGGCCGTACTCTCGGGCGGCGTGATCGACTTCAGGAACGCCGTGTTCTCCGGCGGCACGGTCAAGCTGGCGCGCACGGTGTTCACCGGCGGCGCCATCGCATCCGAGGGGGCAGTGGGTGATCTCCCCCTCGGCCTGGTCGACCAGGCCGAGCCTCCGCTGCCGGACGACCCCTTTCCCGCGTGA